A genomic segment from Peribacillus sp. ACCC06369 encodes:
- a CDS encoding DUF503 domain-containing protein: MIVGSVQCECIIHDTHSLKEKRAVLQRVMTRLKQKFNISVAETDFQDLWQRTKITIVTVTSSRKATERELQNALKFLDSFPELERTITDIDWL; the protein is encoded by the coding sequence ATGATCGTTGGCTCCGTCCAATGTGAATGCATCATCCATGACACCCATTCTTTGAAAGAAAAACGGGCCGTGCTTCAGCGTGTCATGACACGGCTTAAACAGAAGTTCAATATTTCTGTAGCCGAGACCGATTTTCAGGATTTATGGCAGCGGACAAAGATTACTATCGTAACCGTAACGTCCTCAAGGAAGGCTACAGAGCGGGAACTTCAAAATGCCCTTAAATTTCTAGATTCTTTTCCGGAACTAGAGCGAACAATAACAGATATAGACTGGCTTTAG
- the rbfA gene encoding 30S ribosome-binding factor RbfA: MSLRSNRVGEQMKKELSEIIGRKIKDPRIGFVTVTDVAVTGDLQQATVYISVLGDQEQREKTLQGLAKAKGFMRSEIGQRIRLRKTPELFFEFDESVDYGNRIESLISQINSEEKPAEKDEE, encoded by the coding sequence ATGAGCCTTCGTTCAAATCGTGTTGGCGAACAAATGAAAAAAGAGCTGAGTGAAATTATCGGCCGAAAAATTAAAGATCCAAGAATCGGATTTGTTACCGTGACGGATGTCGCGGTCACAGGCGATTTACAACAGGCAACAGTTTATATTTCCGTTTTGGGTGATCAGGAACAACGGGAGAAAACCCTTCAAGGCCTAGCAAAGGCCAAAGGATTCATGCGTTCAGAAATTGGGCAAAGAATCCGCCTGCGCAAAACCCCTGAGCTGTTTTTTGAATTTGATGAATCGGTCGATTATGGTAATCGTATCGAGTCGTTGATTTCCCAAATCAATTCAGAGGAAAAACCGGCTGAAAAAGACGAAGAATAA
- the truB gene encoding tRNA pseudouridine(55) synthase TruB: MNGILPLWKPKGLTSHDCVFKLRKILKTKKVGHTGTLDPDVTGVLPICIGRATKIAEYLTEAGKAYEGEVTLGFSTTTEDASGEKVEEKKIDQVIQRERILEVLESLTGKIKQTPPMFSAVKVNGKKLYEYARAGVEVERPTREVSIYDITLLDDRSEFKGETISFRFRVKCSKGTYIRTLAVMMGEALGFPAHMSDLTRIESAGFKQEDCFTFAEVEAFMETGRTDDFLLPLERGLFHLPKFQISDKVAKKVLNGAVLEQTEDVVVEKGKPFVMVDTSGKAIAIYQIHPTKVGLIKPVKVLAQEL, encoded by the coding sequence GTGAACGGTATTCTTCCATTATGGAAACCCAAGGGATTGACATCCCATGATTGTGTTTTTAAATTAAGAAAAATTTTAAAGACAAAAAAGGTTGGGCATACAGGCACTTTAGATCCTGATGTAACAGGGGTTTTACCTATTTGTATTGGCAGGGCAACTAAAATCGCTGAATATTTGACAGAAGCCGGTAAAGCGTATGAAGGGGAAGTGACCCTTGGTTTTTCAACGACAACTGAAGACGCAAGCGGTGAAAAAGTGGAAGAGAAAAAGATTGATCAAGTGATTCAGCGTGAGCGGATCCTAGAAGTGTTAGAATCATTGACTGGGAAAATTAAACAGACGCCACCGATGTTTTCAGCCGTAAAGGTAAACGGGAAGAAGTTATATGAATATGCTCGTGCAGGGGTGGAAGTGGAAAGGCCGACAAGGGAGGTATCCATCTACGATATTACCCTACTCGATGATCGGTCTGAATTCAAAGGGGAAACCATTTCTTTTCGTTTTCGCGTCAAGTGCAGCAAAGGAACGTACATTCGGACGCTAGCAGTCATGATGGGTGAAGCACTTGGGTTTCCTGCACATATGTCAGATTTGACCCGTATTGAATCAGCAGGTTTTAAGCAAGAGGACTGTTTTACTTTTGCTGAGGTGGAAGCATTCATGGAAACCGGAAGAACGGATGATTTTCTATTGCCTTTGGAGCGGGGATTATTTCATTTGCCCAAATTTCAGATTAGTGATAAAGTAGCAAAGAAAGTACTTAACGGTGCGGTATTGGAACAAACAGAGGATGTCGTTGTTGAAAAAGGGAAGCCTTTTGTGATGGTTGACACATCCGGTAAGGCCATTGCCATTTATCAAATACATCCGACAAAAGTGGGATTAATTAAACCTGTAAAAGTATTGGCACAAGAATTATAG
- the ribF gene encoding bifunctional riboflavin kinase/FAD synthetase yields MKVIAIEHPHQYKSDDFPELVMALGFFDGIHKGHQIVIQTAKQKADEMNLKSAVMTFDPHPSAVLGRKTENIRYITPLEDKVDIIESMEIDYLFIVHFSKEFASVLPERFVDEYIAGLNVRHVVAGFDYSYGRYGQGSMEDLPVYAQGRFSQTVVAKQTLEDEKVSSTRIRETLGNGNFSDFYHLAGRRYLTKGHVIHGEKRGRKLGFPTANIEVSDDYIFPAAGVYAVRIKISGKWYDGVCNVGYKPTFHEEKPKYPTVEVHALEFSGDIYGSQVTVEWHTRLRSEQKFSGLEALVAQIETDKQNAISYFSKLEA; encoded by the coding sequence GTGAAAGTGATCGCAATAGAGCATCCTCATCAATATAAATCGGATGATTTTCCTGAGCTTGTAATGGCGCTTGGATTTTTTGATGGTATACATAAAGGACATCAGATCGTTATTCAAACCGCCAAGCAAAAAGCCGATGAAATGAATCTTAAGTCAGCAGTCATGACATTTGACCCCCATCCTTCTGCAGTACTGGGGAGGAAAACGGAAAATATCCGCTATATCACTCCACTTGAAGATAAGGTGGATATCATAGAGTCGATGGAGATAGATTATTTATTCATTGTCCATTTCAGCAAGGAATTTGCTTCGGTACTGCCGGAACGGTTCGTTGACGAATACATTGCCGGTCTGAATGTCCGTCACGTAGTAGCCGGGTTTGATTATTCATACGGCCGCTATGGTCAAGGGTCGATGGAAGATTTGCCTGTTTACGCACAAGGAAGGTTTTCGCAGACGGTCGTTGCAAAACAGACACTTGAAGATGAGAAGGTTAGCTCGACAAGAATCAGGGAAACTCTCGGTAATGGCAACTTTTCCGACTTTTATCATTTGGCTGGCCGACGCTATTTGACGAAAGGTCATGTCATTCACGGTGAAAAGCGGGGCAGGAAGTTGGGATTCCCCACAGCTAATATTGAAGTAAGCGACGATTATATCTTCCCTGCTGCTGGCGTTTATGCTGTAAGGATCAAAATAAGCGGTAAATGGTATGATGGAGTTTGCAATGTCGGTTACAAACCGACGTTCCACGAAGAAAAACCTAAATATCCAACTGTAGAGGTACATGCCTTGGAGTTCTCGGGAGATATTTATGGCAGCCAGGTTACGGTTGAATGGCATACAAGACTTCGGAGTGAGCAGAAATTTTCCGGACTTGAAGCATTAGTCGCTCAGATAGAAACGGATAAGCAAAATGCAATATCCTATTTTTCAAAGCTGGAAGCATAA
- the rpsO gene encoding 30S ribosomal protein S15 produces the protein MAITQVRKNELIVEFRTHDTDTGSPEVQIAVLTEEINNLNGHLRTHKKDHHSRRGLLKMVGKRRNLLTYLRNKDVTRYRTLINKLGLRR, from the coding sequence ATGGCAATTACACAAGTACGCAAAAACGAACTTATCGTTGAGTTCAGAACTCACGATACTGACACTGGGTCTCCAGAAGTTCAAATCGCAGTATTAACAGAAGAAATCAACAACTTGAACGGTCACTTACGCACACATAAAAAAGACCACCATTCACGTCGCGGTCTTCTTAAAATGGTAGGTAAACGTCGTAATCTTTTAACTTACCTACGTAACAAAGACGTTACTCGTTACCGTACACTAATTAACAAATTAGGTCTACGTAGATAA
- the pnp gene encoding polyribonucleotide nucleotidyltransferase, with product MGQEKHTYSFDWAGRNVTVEIGQLAKQANGAVLVRYGETAVLSTATASKEPRNVDFFPLTVNYEERLYAVGKIPGGFIKREGRPSERAILASRLIDRPIRPLFADGFRNDVQIISMVMSVDQDCSTEMAAMLGSSLALSVSDIPFEGPIAGVVVGRINNEFMINPTVDQLAKSDINLTVAGTKDAINMVEAGANEVPEETMLEAIMFGHDEIKKIIAFQEKIVAEIGKEKMQIALYQVDAELEAEVKGLCEADLNKAVQVQEKHAREDAIKEVKDRVLAHYEEETDEAKLKQIKEILNKLVKSEVRRLITEEKVRPDGRNPDEIRPLSSEVTILPRTHGSGLFTRGQTQALSICTLGALGDVQILDGLGTEESKRFMHHYNFPHFSVGETGPIRGAGRREIGHGALGERALEPVIPNDKDFPYTIRLVSEVLESNGSTSQASICASTLAMMDAGVPLKAPVAGIAMGLVKTGEHYTILTDIQGMEDHLGDMDFKVAGTSKGVTALQMDIKIEGLSREILEEALLQAKHGRMHILESMMSTINQPREQLSKYAPKIVTMSINPDKIRDVIGPSGKHINKIIEETGVKIDIEQDGTVFISSTDEPMIQKAKKIIEDIVREVVVGELYLGKVKRIEKFGAFVEIFNGKDGLVHISELAEERVGKVEDVVSLGDELLVKVTEIDKQGRVNLSRKAVLKEQKEAANPSQS from the coding sequence ATGGGACAGGAAAAACATACGTATTCATTTGACTGGGCCGGCCGTAATGTAACGGTAGAGATAGGGCAATTGGCCAAACAAGCGAACGGGGCAGTTTTAGTCCGTTATGGAGAAACTGCTGTATTAAGTACAGCAACAGCTTCGAAGGAACCGAGAAATGTCGACTTTTTCCCTTTGACGGTTAACTACGAAGAAAGACTTTATGCAGTCGGTAAAATTCCAGGGGGCTTCATCAAACGTGAAGGCCGACCGAGTGAAAGGGCAATTCTTGCAAGCCGTTTAATTGATCGTCCAATACGCCCGTTATTCGCTGATGGCTTCAGGAACGATGTTCAGATCATCAGCATGGTCATGAGTGTCGATCAAGATTGCTCTACGGAAATGGCAGCGATGCTTGGTTCATCCCTTGCACTTTCAGTTTCCGACATTCCGTTCGAAGGTCCAATTGCCGGAGTTGTAGTAGGAAGAATCAATAATGAATTCATGATTAACCCTACAGTTGACCAACTTGCAAAAAGTGACATCAATTTGACGGTTGCAGGTACTAAAGATGCTATCAACATGGTTGAAGCAGGCGCAAATGAAGTACCAGAGGAAACCATGCTTGAAGCAATCATGTTTGGACATGATGAAATCAAGAAGATCATTGCATTCCAAGAGAAAATCGTTGCTGAAATCGGCAAGGAAAAAATGCAAATCGCTTTATATCAAGTGGATGCAGAACTGGAAGCAGAAGTGAAGGGTCTATGTGAAGCAGACTTGAACAAAGCTGTACAAGTTCAGGAAAAACATGCTCGTGAAGACGCGATTAAAGAAGTGAAAGATCGTGTGTTGGCTCATTATGAAGAAGAAACTGATGAAGCTAAATTAAAACAAATCAAAGAAATCCTTAATAAATTGGTGAAATCCGAAGTCCGTCGTTTAATTACGGAAGAAAAAGTGCGTCCGGATGGCCGTAATCCTGACGAAATCAGACCATTATCATCGGAAGTTACAATTCTGCCTCGTACACATGGTTCTGGATTGTTCACACGCGGACAAACCCAAGCGCTATCGATCTGTACATTAGGTGCACTTGGTGATGTGCAGATTCTGGACGGACTTGGAACCGAAGAGTCGAAACGTTTTATGCACCACTATAACTTCCCACATTTCAGTGTTGGTGAAACTGGTCCTATCCGTGGGGCAGGGCGCCGCGAAATTGGTCATGGTGCACTTGGTGAAAGAGCATTGGAGCCGGTCATTCCAAACGATAAGGATTTCCCTTATACAATCAGACTAGTGTCGGAAGTACTTGAATCGAACGGTTCAACATCACAAGCAAGTATCTGTGCAAGCACTTTGGCAATGATGGATGCTGGTGTTCCATTGAAAGCTCCAGTTGCCGGTATTGCAATGGGACTTGTCAAAACAGGTGAGCACTATACAATCTTAACGGATATTCAAGGTATGGAAGATCATCTAGGAGACATGGACTTTAAAGTCGCAGGGACTTCAAAAGGTGTAACTGCCCTACAAATGGATATTAAGATTGAGGGACTTTCAAGAGAAATCCTTGAAGAAGCTTTACTTCAAGCCAAACATGGCCGGATGCATATTTTGGAATCAATGATGTCAACGATCAATCAACCGCGTGAGCAGTTATCCAAATATGCCCCAAAAATCGTTACAATGTCTATAAATCCGGATAAGATCCGTGATGTCATTGGACCGAGCGGAAAACATATCAATAAAATCATTGAAGAAACTGGCGTGAAAATCGACATCGAACAAGATGGAACGGTATTCATATCTTCTACAGATGAACCAATGATTCAAAAAGCGAAGAAAATCATCGAGGATATCGTACGTGAAGTCGTTGTGGGCGAACTATACTTAGGTAAAGTTAAACGTATCGAAAAGTTCGGTGCATTCGTTGAAATCTTCAATGGTAAAGACGGTTTGGTACATATTTCTGAACTGGCTGAAGAAAGAGTCGGAAAAGTGGAAGATGTCGTTTCACTTGGCGATGAATTATTGGTTAAAGTAACTGAGATTGATAAGCAAGGAAGGGTAAACCTTTCCCGTAAAGCGGTCCTGAAAGAGCAAAAAGAGGCAGCTAACCCTTCTCAATCGTAA
- a CDS encoding polysaccharide deacetylase family protein, whose product MNNKWKQIVAISAIAGISWLLVQNPYTQIYLTQLTDHSVASMKQEDELLLQIKESTKKYEIAPQDARIDSVWKTVPAYNGLKVNIDDSYKAMKKVGVFDKDKLVFQQVPAKIHIEDLDPAPIYRAHPEKPVVSFLINVAWGNEYLQDMLAVLKKNNVKATFFLEGNWTKKNPDLAKMIVGGGHEIGNHSYSHPDMKNISAQATREEIRKTNEVIEAVTGLKMKWFAPPSGSYRDETVKIADSFGMETVMWSVDTIDWQKPSPEVLQQRVLSKVHPGAFILMHPTESTAKSLETLIIEIKKKDLDVVTVSEAVDEERSNP is encoded by the coding sequence ATGAATAATAAATGGAAGCAGATAGTTGCGATAAGTGCCATTGCAGGTATATCATGGTTATTAGTGCAAAATCCATATACACAAATTTATTTGACCCAATTAACAGATCATTCAGTTGCTTCAATGAAGCAAGAAGATGAGCTTCTTTTACAAATAAAAGAATCAACAAAAAAATATGAGATTGCACCACAGGATGCACGAATAGATTCGGTTTGGAAAACCGTTCCTGCATATAATGGACTTAAGGTAAATATTGATGATTCGTATAAAGCTATGAAGAAGGTAGGTGTGTTCGATAAGGATAAGCTGGTATTTCAGCAGGTCCCTGCAAAGATACATATAGAGGATTTGGATCCTGCTCCGATTTACCGGGCCCATCCCGAAAAGCCAGTGGTTTCATTTTTAATCAATGTGGCCTGGGGGAATGAATACTTACAAGATATGTTGGCTGTGTTAAAAAAGAATAATGTCAAAGCCACTTTTTTCCTTGAAGGTAATTGGACCAAGAAAAATCCAGATTTGGCCAAGATGATCGTGGGTGGTGGGCATGAAATTGGCAATCATTCTTATTCGCATCCCGATATGAAAAACATATCCGCCCAAGCTACACGTGAGGAAATTCGAAAAACGAACGAAGTCATTGAAGCGGTGACAGGTTTGAAAATGAAATGGTTCGCACCACCAAGTGGAAGCTATCGGGATGAAACGGTGAAAATCGCGGATTCTTTCGGTATGGAGACTGTCATGTGGAGTGTGGATACGATCGACTGGCAAAAACCAAGCCCTGAAGTCCTTCAACAACGAGTGCTTTCTAAGGTACACCCAGGAGCATTTATTTTAATGCATCCGACGGAATCTACTGCAAAATCATTGGAAACGTTAATAATTGAAATAAAAAAGAAAGACTTAGATGTTGTTACCGTTTCGGAAGCAGTAGATGAAGAGCGATCGAATCCATGA
- a CDS encoding pitrilysin family protein, with the protein MIKKYTCQNGVRIVLENIPTVRSAAIGVWIKTGSRNETPELNGVSHFLEHMFFKGTTTRNAREIAESFDSIGGQVNAFTSKEYTCYYAKVMDNHASYALEILADMFFNSTFDGEELKKEKNVVYEEIKMYEDTPDDIVHDLLSKAVYENHPLGYPILGTENTLETFNSDTLKKYVHDMYTPDKVVVSIAGNVDEKLIQEVESYFGSYQGGEDRLELVKPSFHENRITRKKDTEQAHLCLGYKGLEIGNDKTYSLITLNNILGGSMSSRLFQDVREQRGLAYSVYSYHSSYQDSGMVTVYGGTGTNQLDSLYETIQETLDTLKRDGITEKELRNSKEQLKGSLMLSLESTNSRMSRNGKNELMLGEHRSLDDIIIKIDEVTEDTVNELANQIFTEHSLSLVSPLENWDK; encoded by the coding sequence TTGATTAAGAAATACACGTGTCAAAATGGAGTTAGAATTGTATTGGAAAATATTCCAACTGTACGCTCAGCAGCAATTGGAGTATGGATCAAAACCGGTTCACGAAATGAAACACCTGAATTGAATGGGGTTTCACATTTCCTGGAGCATATGTTCTTCAAAGGGACAACTACAAGAAATGCGCGTGAAATTGCCGAGTCGTTCGATAGTATTGGCGGACAGGTGAATGCATTCACATCAAAAGAATATACCTGCTATTATGCTAAAGTAATGGATAACCATGCAAGCTATGCGCTTGAAATCCTTGCTGATATGTTCTTCAATTCAACTTTTGACGGGGAAGAATTGAAAAAAGAAAAAAATGTGGTCTACGAAGAAATCAAAATGTACGAAGACACACCGGATGACATTGTTCATGATCTCTTAAGCAAGGCAGTATATGAAAATCATCCTCTTGGCTATCCTATACTAGGAACGGAAAATACGCTTGAAACATTCAATAGTGATACATTAAAAAAATACGTCCATGACATGTATACACCTGATAAAGTGGTGGTATCCATTGCCGGGAATGTGGATGAAAAATTGATTCAAGAAGTCGAAAGCTACTTTGGTTCGTATCAAGGAGGAGAAGACCGACTTGAATTGGTCAAACCTTCCTTCCATGAAAATAGGATCACCCGTAAAAAAGATACGGAACAAGCCCACTTATGCCTTGGTTACAAAGGGTTGGAAATCGGTAATGATAAAACATACAGCTTAATCACCTTGAATAATATTCTTGGAGGAAGCATGAGTAGCCGCCTATTCCAGGACGTGAGGGAACAACGCGGCCTTGCCTATTCCGTTTACTCCTATCATTCCAGCTATCAAGATAGCGGTATGGTGACAGTATATGGGGGGACAGGCACAAATCAACTTGACAGCTTGTATGAAACCATTCAGGAAACACTGGATACATTAAAAAGAGATGGTATTACGGAAAAGGAATTACGAAATAGTAAAGAGCAACTTAAAGGAAGCTTGATGCTCAGCCTTGAGAGCACGAATAGCCGCATGAGCCGAAACGGAAAAAATGAGCTTATGTTGGGTGAGCACCGTTCCCTTGATGATATCATCATCAAAATTGACGAGGTTACAGAGGATACCGTCAATGAACTGGCAAACCAGATCTTTACGGAACATTCCTTGTCATTAGTGAGCCCGCTGGAAAACTGGGACAAATAA
- a CDS encoding YlmC/YmxH family sporulation protein produces the protein MRLSELSGKEIVDVNRAQRLGILGQTDLEIDETGQITTLIIPSVKWFGLLRNGSEIRVPWEHIKKVGTDMVIIDFQEGLLKDGEHMDG, from the coding sequence TTGAGATTGAGTGAGCTTAGCGGTAAGGAAATAGTCGATGTGAATAGAGCGCAACGATTAGGAATCCTTGGTCAGACGGATTTGGAAATAGATGAAACTGGACAAATTACCACGTTAATCATCCCTTCTGTCAAATGGTTCGGCCTCTTAAGGAATGGCAGTGAAATAAGAGTGCCATGGGAACATATAAAAAAAGTCGGTACGGATATGGTCATCATTGATTTTCAGGAAGGACTACTTAAAGATGGAGAGCATATGGACGGGTAA
- the dpaA gene encoding dipicolinic acid synthetase subunit A yields MLTGMHIAVIGGDARQLEVVRKLTELDAKLLLVGFEQLDHAFTGAVKEKMEDINFKEIDSVILPVRGTDSDGKVETIFSSEEVVLTEEMIKNTPAHCTFYAGISNDYLNGIFKKADRKLVLLFERDDVAIYNSIPTVEGAIMMAIQHTDFTIHGSNVAVLGLGRVGMSVARSFQALGAKVKVGARKSEDIARISEMALTPFHLNDLASEMKNVDICINTIPFPIITAKVIANMPVHTLIIDLASKPGGTDFRYAEKRGIKALLAPSLPGIVAPKTAGQILANALGLLIQDECLIRKGKKL; encoded by the coding sequence ATGCTCACAGGCATGCATATCGCTGTAATTGGTGGAGATGCGCGTCAGCTTGAAGTTGTCCGTAAATTGACGGAGCTTGATGCGAAGCTATTATTGGTAGGTTTTGAACAGCTCGACCATGCTTTTACCGGAGCGGTTAAGGAAAAAATGGAAGATATAAATTTCAAGGAAATAGATTCAGTTATTTTACCTGTCCGGGGCACGGATTCAGATGGGAAAGTGGAGACTATCTTTTCCAGTGAAGAGGTTGTTTTGACTGAAGAAATGATAAAAAATACCCCGGCACATTGCACTTTTTATGCAGGAATCAGTAACGATTACCTCAATGGGATATTTAAGAAAGCGGATCGCAAACTCGTTCTATTGTTCGAACGTGATGATGTGGCTATTTATAATTCGATTCCCACTGTAGAGGGTGCGATCATGATGGCCATTCAACATACTGATTTTACTATCCATGGTTCGAATGTAGCTGTTCTCGGACTGGGAAGGGTCGGTATGAGTGTAGCCAGGTCATTCCAGGCCCTTGGAGCAAAAGTAAAGGTGGGGGCAAGAAAAAGCGAGGATATTGCAAGGATCAGTGAAATGGCATTAACCCCTTTTCATTTAAATGATCTTGCTTCAGAAATGAAAAATGTTGATATATGCATCAATACGATTCCTTTTCCGATAATTACCGCAAAAGTCATAGCTAATATGCCAGTTCATACATTAATCATCGACCTTGCTTCAAAACCGGGGGGGACGGATTTTCGTTACGCTGAAAAAAGGGGAATTAAAGCGCTGTTGGCACCGAGCCTACCGGGTATAGTTGCCCCGAAAACAGCTGGTCAGATATTAGCGAATGCACTGGGGTTATTGATTCAAGACGAGTGCTTGATAAGGAAGGGGAAAAAACTATGA
- a CDS encoding dipicolinate synthase subunit B, translated as MSLQGKRIGFGLTGSHCTYDEVFPEIEKLVNEGAEVIPIVTSTVQNTETRFGKGEDWVERIEKLTGNHVVDTIVKAEPLGPKLPLDCMVIAPLTGNSMSKMANALTDSPVLMAAKATMRNHRPVVVAISTNDALGLNGVNLMRLMAAKDIYFVPYGQDNPTGKPSSMVARMSMIRDTIISALEREQIQPVIVERFKDDLD; from the coding sequence ATGAGTCTCCAAGGGAAAAGGATTGGTTTCGGATTAACAGGATCACATTGCACTTATGATGAAGTGTTTCCGGAAATAGAAAAACTTGTAAATGAAGGGGCGGAAGTCATTCCAATCGTAACATCGACTGTACAGAACACGGAAACCCGTTTTGGAAAGGGCGAGGACTGGGTCGAAAGAATTGAAAAATTGACGGGGAATCATGTCGTTGATACAATCGTCAAAGCGGAGCCATTAGGACCTAAATTGCCACTGGATTGTATGGTGATCGCTCCTTTAACGGGTAACTCAATGAGTAAAATGGCAAATGCACTTACCGATTCGCCTGTACTTATGGCTGCAAAAGCGACGATGAGAAATCACCGTCCAGTCGTGGTCGCGATATCAACAAATGATGCACTTGGGTTAAATGGTGTCAATCTAATGAGGCTGATGGCAGCAAAAGATATTTATTTTGTTCCATATGGCCAGGATAATCCAACAGGCAAGCCAAGTTCCATGGTTGCCAGGATGAGCATGATTAGGGATACGATCATTTCAGCACTGGAAAGGGAACAGATTCAACCGGTCATCGTCGAAAGGTTCAAGGATGATTTAGACTGA
- the asd gene encoding aspartate-semialdehyde dehydrogenase: protein MTETQGLRIAVVGATGAVGQQMISTLEQRDLPIKQIIFLSSARSAGIKLTFKGEEIEVQEAKPESFEGIDIALFSAGGSVSKELAPEAVKRGAIVVDNTSAFRMDENVPLVVPEVNEEDLKLHNGIIANPNCSTIQMVVALEPIRQTYGLSKVVVSTYQAVSGAGAAAINELKEQARDLLDEKEIDPKILPVKGDEKHYQIAFNVIPQIDKFQDNGFTFEEMKMINETKKIMHMHDLSVAATCVRLPVVTGHSESVYIEVEKDGIAASQIKDLMRTAPGIVLEDEPEQQVYPTPASSVGKNDVFVGRIRKDLDEDKGFHLWVVSDNLLKGAAWNSVQIAESLLKLGLVTVK from the coding sequence ATGACTGAGACACAGGGATTGCGTATTGCAGTTGTGGGAGCAACTGGAGCAGTAGGACAACAAATGATTTCAACACTCGAACAAAGGGACTTACCGATTAAACAAATCATCTTTTTATCATCGGCTCGTTCCGCAGGAATCAAACTTACGTTTAAGGGCGAAGAAATCGAAGTGCAGGAAGCAAAACCTGAAAGCTTTGAAGGCATCGATATCGCTTTATTCAGTGCTGGAGGAAGCGTGTCTAAGGAATTGGCTCCAGAAGCAGTGAAACGCGGAGCGATAGTGGTGGATAATACGAGCGCATTCCGCATGGATGAAAATGTGCCGCTAGTCGTTCCTGAAGTAAATGAAGAAGACTTGAAACTTCATAATGGGATCATTGCAAACCCGAATTGTTCAACTATCCAAATGGTTGTGGCATTAGAACCTATCCGCCAGACATATGGCTTATCAAAAGTTGTTGTTTCTACCTATCAAGCTGTTTCGGGTGCAGGGGCTGCAGCGATAAATGAATTAAAGGAACAAGCTCGCGACTTGCTTGATGAAAAAGAAATAGATCCGAAAATTTTACCGGTAAAAGGGGACGAAAAGCATTATCAAATCGCATTTAACGTCATTCCCCAAATCGATAAATTCCAAGATAATGGGTTCACATTCGAAGAGATGAAAATGATTAATGAAACAAAGAAAATCATGCATATGCATGACCTTTCAGTAGCTGCAACATGCGTAAGGCTTCCTGTTGTAACGGGTCATTCCGAATCTGTTTACATTGAAGTCGAAAAGGATGGCATAGCGGCTTCTCAAATCAAAGATTTAATGAGAACGGCACCTGGAATAGTGTTAGAAGATGAACCGGAACAACAAGTATACCCAACGCCTGCTTCATCCGTCGGCAAGAATGATGTATTCGTCGGTCGGATTCGCAAAGATTTGGATGAAGATAAAGGCTTCCATTTATGGGTGGTTTCCGATAATCTATTAAAAGGAGCAGCTTGGAATTCTGTTCAAATTGCTGAAAGCCTTTTGAAATTAGGTTTGGTTACCGTTAAGTAA